Part of the Polyangiaceae bacterium genome is shown below.
TTGCGCCGGATCATGCTCTTCGGACACGCGAAGCGGATGCCGCTCTCCCCTTGCAGTCTCACGAAACGCAATCGTTTGTGCACCAAGCTTCCCGCACAACGCATCGCCTTGCTCGGGCATGACGACGACGCCGAGCGTCGGGCGACCGCGCACCGCAAGACCGATCATCACGGCAAACTCGGGAATCTTGTCGGCAAATTCTCGTGTCCCATCGAGCGGGTCGACGAAGAAGACACGTTCATTTTGAAGGAGTCGCGCAACCTCGTCGGGGCTTTCCGGAACGCTCTCTTCCGCGAGAATGGCAGCTCCTGGAAACCGCTGCTCGATACGCTCGCAAATGAGCGCATTGGCTTCGCGATCGGCCCGCGTGACGGGATCGTTCGGTCCCTTCATCTCCACCGAAAACGGCGTTGCGTACACCGCGCGAACGATCGCGGCAGCTTCGCGGGCAATCTCGAGAACCTGTTCAAGCTCGGTGTCTTTGGAATCGCCCTGCATGATGTGCTCCCTCCTCGCGCAGTCGTGTGGGGCTCGCGAGATACGTTTGTCAGACGTCGAGACCTGCTGCAGCAAGACGCCCTGCAAGCTCGACCATGGTCGTGTCTTTCAGATAAGGCGGCGCGCCGGCATCGCGCACGAGCTGTTCGAGCTGGAAAACCGAACGAGGCCCGAGCACCGCGGACGAGACCAGTTGGTTTGCGAGAACGAATCGCAGCGCCACGGAACGCAAGCTCGCGATGTCGTCACGCATGGCTGGCCTGAGAGCATCGAGTTGGCTGATGCGCAGCCTGAGGTCGTCACGCGTCCAACGATGTGCTCGGTGATCGCCGTCTTCGAATTCGCGCTCCGCGGTCCAATGACCCGTCAGAAGCCCATGGGCGAGCACGCTTCGCGCAAGAACGCCTACGCCGTTCTGCGTGATCTCCGCCGAAAGGGCGTGAAGGTCCGCAGCCATGAACGTGTTGTACGCCAGCTCGATCACCTGCGCCCCAGCTCGAATCGCTGCGGTGCCCACGGCTGCGCTGCCAACACTCGCCCCCCACGCTCGGATGAACCCCTCGTCGACCATTTCCTTCATGAACGCAGCAGTGTCTGTCTCGACAAACGTGCGTTCGGTGGGGTTGTGCAGGAGCACGATGTCGATCGGCTCGCGGGCGAGTCTGTCTCGCGAATGCAAGAGCGCCTCTCGCAAGTAGCTGGGATCGAAGTGCTTCAGCGGAGGCTTGCTGTCGAGGTCCGTGCCGATCTTCGTGACGACGTAGGTGTCGTCCTTGGACAAACGTTCGGCGAGCTTTTTCTCCATGGCTCCACGGCCGTACACATCGGCCGTGTCGAAGAGGTTGATGCCACTCGCGATCGCCTTGTCGATGACGCGATCGACCTCGGCAAACACCATGGGTCCGTAGCCATCTCCGGACAGGCCCCAGGTACCAAGGGCGAGCTCGGAGACTTGCATTTCGGTTTTACCGAGAGAGCGCTTGCGCACGTGCCGGATCTACAACGCCTGTCGTGATCCGTCCATCGCGCAAGACGAAGCTCGTTACGGTTCGGAGCTTCCGGTCGCCAGGTGCGGGCCCAAGAGATGCACTTCGATAGGAGTGCGCATGAGGAAGCAAGTCGGCGGCGCATCACGCACACTGGGTCGACAAGGCAAAGTCCCGTGCGAAAGGCCTGCGCGAGTGGGCTCGCTACGCGCCCTGGAAGTCGTCGCCACGCGTGGCGCCGACGTGCTCGGTGTGCGTCACCTTCTCGAAGGCGGCGCGTGCTGGGTAGGTCCTGCGCAGTCGTCGATCGCGAACATTCCGATGAGCGATTACGGCGGCGCATCGATGGTCGCGGAAGTCGTGGACGGACAATGCAGGCTGCACGTTCCCCCGCGAGCACGTGCACGAACGCATGGAAAAGACGGCCTCGGCAGATTGCTCATGGGCCCTGTCGATCTCGACATCGCCGAAGGTGATCGAGCCGTCGTCGTGCTCGGCTCCGTGCAAATCCGCGCTCGTGTCGTGAACATCGAGACGGCAGGGAAAGTCGAGCCGTATCGTCGACGCGATGCGCTGAAGTGGCTGTTGGCAGTCGCCACGCTCTACTTCGTCGTCTTGGGCGTCTGCGCGCTGGTTGCTCCGGAAAAACCGAAGCAACTCGAGCCTGGAGCCTTGCAACGCGCCGTCGCCGCAACGCTCGACCGCGCCGCAGAAAAGGCCAGGCAACGTGCCTCGACCACGCCGTGACGACTACTGCACGATCCAGTAGTGAAACGAGTTGAACGTCGAGGTGCCGCTCTTCGTCGTGACCTCGACGGTCGCATCGTGGTCGCCCACTGAAGGTACGTTCACCACGCGCTCCACCCACTCGCCGCCGGGAATCATCGTGGTCCCAACTTCGGCGTCTCGGACACGCACGACGAGCTCCGTGTCCTGTTCTGCCGACACGCGCATGACGAGCTTCGCTGGTTTGTTCGGGTGCGCGAACGATGCGACGAAGCTATCGGCACGTCGGCGCAGGCGACCACCATCGGCAACTTCGAAAGGCGATTCGACTTCCTGCACGTTCGCCCCAGGAGGAGCCCCGAGCATGGCCACGTTGTCGTGATCCGAGCCTCCGAACAGCGCGTATCCATGTGCCTTTTCCGATTCGAGATCGGACACGTCCATCTCGTCGATCACCTTGGCCTCGGGCGGCAACGCGATGCGCGGAAGTGCGCCCGAACCCATGCGATCCCACCTGGCTTCGTAGGCGATCATCGTATGACCTCCAAGGATCGATTGATCCGTGACCGTGGCTCGATGCAGTTCGTCGCCAAGAACGGGTTCGCACGACATCCACTGTGGGTACACGATGAAGTGCGACGGACGGCGTTCGACCGGCAGTTTTTCGTAGTGCTCGAAGCGTGAGCCCGCGCCGTGCGTCCAGTAAAACGCCTCACCCTCCGTGGTCAAACCGCACACGTCGAACGTCTTGCGGTTCGACAAGTATGCGATGGCTCCCGTGTCGTTCACGCCGATACGCGCATCCGCGGGCAGGTGCTCACGCGCCCAAAATCCAAGCGCAACCTGTTGCCTATCGATCGCGTGCGCACTCTCGGCAAGATCCGCGAGTGCCCGAGGAAGTTTGACCACGAGCGCACCGGCAAACACGCCCGCAATGACGGTGCCGACGGGCAAGTTCGTTTTGCCAAACCGCTGGACGGCGTCGCCCAACAAACGCGCAAGGCACGCCGCGAGCACGAAGTGCGTGGCGAAAAACGGCCACACGTAACGCACTCGGTTCCACAAGAAACTCAAGTACGTGCATGGGAGCACCGTCGCCACGACGAGGATGAACACGAACAGGGCGTGAATCGAAATGCGCTCACGCCACGCACACACGATGAGCGCGCCGAGCCCCAGGAGCACCACGTAGAGATGCCCCTCCTGGACAAACAGCCATGTCCAGTCGCCGCCATCGAGCACGCT
Proteins encoded:
- a CDS encoding aldo/keto reductase; translated protein: MRKRSLGKTEMQVSELALGTWGLSGDGYGPMVFAEVDRVIDKAIASGINLFDTADVYGRGAMEKKLAERLSKDDTYVVTKIGTDLDSKPPLKHFDPSYLREALLHSRDRLAREPIDIVLLHNPTERTFVETDTAAFMKEMVDEGFIRAWGASVGSAAVGTAAIRAGAQVIELAYNTFMAADLHALSAEITQNGVGVLARSVLAHGLLTGHWTAEREFEDGDHRAHRWTRDDLRLRISQLDALRPAMRDDIASLRSVALRFVLANQLVSSAVLGPRSVFQLEQLVRDAGAPPYLKDTTMVELAGRLAAAGLDV
- a CDS encoding 3'(2'),5'-bisphosphate nucleotidase CysQ; translated protein: MQGDSKDTELEQVLEIAREAAAIVRAVYATPFSVEMKGPNDPVTRADREANALICERIEQRFPGAAILAEESVPESPDEVARLLQNERVFFVDPLDGTREFADKIPEFAVMIGLAVRGRPTLGVVVMPEQGDALCGKLGAQTIAFRETARGERHPLRVSEEHDPAQATMMTSRSHRPPLLDPLAARLGVHKQLPCGSVGVKVSRVVTAVAEIYVHAGRGVKLWDTCAPEAILLAAGGRFTDLDGQLINYAASDIALPNGLVATNAALFDKVLEAVAAVR